In one window of Gossypium arboreum isolate Shixiya-1 chromosome 4, ASM2569848v2, whole genome shotgun sequence DNA:
- the LOC108460849 gene encoding 29 kDa ribonucleoprotein A, chloroplastic-like, translating into MSATSASSLILPSLKPKTISLPNPTPISLSPFSLSHRLHAKPLFSSSLQSFTLLTKKSSSFPSNFVRNVSVSSEYGQEEGLFGSDDEEATRFSPDLKLFVGNLPFSVDSAQLAGLFGSAGNVQMVEVIYDKVTGRSRGFGFVTMSTTEEVEAAAQQFNGYELEGRALRVNSGPPPPRREEFSPRARGGSTMGASNRVYVGNLSWGVDDLALETLFSEQGKVVEAKVVYDRESGRSRGFGFVTYNSSEEVDGAVKTFNGVELDGRPIRVSVAESRPRRQF; encoded by the exons ATGTCTGCAACATCTGCTTCATCTCTCATCCTCCCATCTCTCAAACCCAAAACCATATCTTTACCAAACCCAACTCCCATTTCACTGTCCCCCTTCTCTCTTTCCCACCGCCTCCATGCAAAGCCTCTCTTTTCTTCCTCTCTTCAAAGTTTCACGCTTTTAACAAAAAagtcttcttcttttccttctaATTTTGTTAGAAACGTTTCCGTTTCATCTGAGTACGGTCAGGAAGAGGGTTTATTTGGTAGTGATGATGAAGAGGCTACTAGGTTCTCCCCTGACTTGAAACTTTTTGTGGGCAATCTTCCTTTTAGTGTGGATAGTGCTCAGCTTGCCGGCTTGTTTGGAAGTGCTGGAAATGTTCAGATGGTTgag GTGATTTATGACAAGGTAACTGGGAGAAGTAGGGGATTTGGTTTTGTAACCATGTCTACTACTGAGGAAGTGGAAGCTGCTGCTCAACAGTTCAATGGCTAT gaacttgaagggagagcGTTGAGGGTAAACTCTGGACCACCTCCTCCTCGTAGGGAAGAATTTTCTCCTAGGGCGAGAGGTGGTTCAACCATGGGTGCTTCAAATCGTGTCTATGTTGGTAACCTTTCGTGGGGCGTTGATGATTTAGCACTGGAGACCTTGTTCAGTGAGCAAGGCAAGGTTGTGgaagcaaaagttgtttatgacAGGGAAAGTGGTAGATCAAGGGGTTTCGGCTTTGTAACTTACAATTCTAGTGAAGAGGTGGATGGTGCTGTCAAAACATTTAATGGTGTT GAGTTGGATGGCAGACCAATTCGAGTCTCAGTGGCCGAGTCTAGGCCAAGGCGTCAATTTTGA